The segment CCAGGTCACCCAGTTGACAGCAGTGGGCAGCTTTCTCGGGACCTATCGCTACGCCTCGCCGGAACAGTGCGACGGGCGGGCCCGCCTGGCCGACCAACGGGCCGATGTCTACAGCCTGGGACTTATCGCCTACGAAATGCTCACCGCTACCAACCCCTTTGGACTACCAGAGAACGCGCCGCGCCAGCAGTGGTTGCGATGTCATGTGCAAATGGCACCGATTCCCATTACCGAGCAGCCCTTCGGCCAACAGATTCCTCCCCGTTTGGCCCAGGTCATCATGACCTGTCTTGCCAAGCGCCCATCCCAACGCTATGCCGATGCCGGTCAGTTGAAACGGGCGTTACAGGAGGCAACCTAGCTGTTCACAGGCTAAAGGGGCAAATCTCGGTGAGTAAAGGATTTCGCCTGGGGGCCGCTGTAGGTGGCTACCACGTGTCCCTGACCCCAGAGCCGGTACTTGTAGGTCACCAGCCCCTCTAAACCCACAGGTCCCCGAGGCGGCAACCGCTGGGTGCTAATGCCGACTTCCGCCCCAAACCCGTAGCGAAATCCATCGGCAAACCGGGTTGAGCAGTTGTGATAGACGCCTGCCGCATCCACCTGGGCCATAAATTGGGCCGCCGCTTGCGGGTCGGTCGTGGCAATCGCCTCCGTGTGCCCTGACCCGTAGGTATTGATATGGGCAATCGCCTCCTCCAGCGAATCCACCACCCGAATCGCCAGGATCAAATCCAGGTACTCGGTGCGCCAGTCCTCTTCCGTCGCGGGGGCAACCGGGATGATCTGTTGCGTAGCGGCATCTCCTCGCAGTTTCACGCCCTTGGCCGTCAACGCTTCGGCGCAGGGAGGTAAAAACGCCGGCGCAATGTCCCGATGCACCAGCAGGGTTTCAATCGCGTTGCAGGCAGCGGGATATTGGGTTTTGCTGTCCACCGCCAGCGCGATTGCCTGGGGAATATCCACCTGCCGGTCCACGTACAAGTGGCAAATCCCCTCCGCATGGCCCAGCACAGGAATCCGGGAGTGCTCCTGGATGTAGCGCACAAAGGCGTTCGACCCGCGCGGGATCAGTAGGTTGACGTATTCATCGAGTTCGAGAAGTTGTTGAATTTCAGCGCGTGTGGTGAGCAGTTGAACCGCCGTGGGGGGCACCTGAGTTTGTTGTAACCCCTCCTGAATCGCCTGCACCAATACCTGACAAGATTCAGTCGCTTCTTGCCCGCCCTTGAGAATCACCGCATTTCCCGACTTGAGGGCCAGCGCCGAAATCTGGATCACTGCTTCAGGCCGCGCTTCAAACACCACACCCAGCACACCCAGCGGGCACGTCACCCGTTCCAGAATCAACCCTTCATCCAACTCCCGGTGCAATTGCCGTTGACCGACGGGGTCTGGCAGGTGCATCACATCCTGCACACCCTTGATATTGCTGGCCAACTTGTCAGCAGACAGTTTCAGCCGCTGGAGCAGAGCCGCCGGCAACCCTGCTTGTTGGGAGCGCTCCATATCCGCCTGGTTGGCCTGGAGGATGGCGGCTTGGTGGGCCTCCAGGGATTGAATGACCGCCGCTAAAGCCTGATTTTTAGCCGCCGTATCCAAGGTCGCCAACCGCTGCGCTGCCTGGCGGGCCTGCTGGGCAATCTGGAGTAACTCGGGCGTCACCATCGGTTGTTCTCTCCCATTTGGGGTTATTGTAGCAGTCGTTCAAGGCCTTTCCGGTGCAGGGAACTACATTAAACTGCTCTGGTTACCGACGAAGGCTGGTGCAGGGCTGCTGGTAAGCAGGTTAGGATGGTCAGAGCGATTGCGGTTGCCTGGAATACTAGCAAACCACTTTCGTCTTCAGGAAAAACTTAAGGAGTGACGAGCATCAGTAACCTAGCAATAGAACGACAAGGGTTGAAACAACTCAGCAACCAGCAAAGTGAATCACCGTCAAGCAGGTCTGTTGATTTGAG is part of the Gloeomargarita sp. SKYB120 genome and harbors:
- a CDS encoding glutamate-5-semialdehyde dehydrogenase, translated to MVTPELLQIAQQARQAAQRLATLDTAAKNQALAAVIQSLEAHQAAILQANQADMERSQQAGLPAALLQRLKLSADKLASNIKGVQDVMHLPDPVGQRQLHRELDEGLILERVTCPLGVLGVVFEARPEAVIQISALALKSGNAVILKGGQEATESCQVLVQAIQEGLQQTQVPPTAVQLLTTRAEIQQLLELDEYVNLLIPRGSNAFVRYIQEHSRIPVLGHAEGICHLYVDRQVDIPQAIALAVDSKTQYPAACNAIETLLVHRDIAPAFLPPCAEALTAKGVKLRGDAATQQIIPVAPATEEDWRTEYLDLILAIRVVDSLEEAIAHINTYGSGHTEAIATTDPQAAAQFMAQVDAAGVYHNCSTRFADGFRYGFGAEVGISTQRLPPRGPVGLEGLVTYKYRLWGQGHVVATYSGPQAKSFTHRDLPL